In a genomic window of Jaculus jaculus isolate mJacJac1 chromosome 8, mJacJac1.mat.Y.cur, whole genome shotgun sequence:
- the Mrps26 gene encoding 28S ribosomal protein S26, mitochondrial, protein MQRALTPLGARSACRPLALLLLPPVRGRKTRHDPPAKSKVGRVKMPPAVDPAELFVLTERYRQYRQTVRALRLEFTLEVQRKAYEARAGVEAERKAQAEVAEHREMMAWNHAENRRLQELRIARLRQEAQERELWQAEEQARRTREEQARVQQKEQEVLLLQEEAKKFITRENLEARIESALDTPKDYNWAITRSGQVVRPQQKGS, encoded by the exons ATGCAGCGCGCGCTGACCCCTCTCGGCGCGCGGTCGGCGTGCCGGCCCCttgccctgctgctgctgccgcccgtGCGCGGCCGCAAGACCCGCCACGACCCGCCCGCCAAGTCCAAGGTCGGGCGCGTGAAGATGCCGCCCGCGGTGGACCCTGCGGAGTTGTTCGTGCTGACCGAGCGGTACCGGCAGTACCGCCAGACCGTGCGCGCTCTCAG GCTGGAGTTCACGCTCGAGGTGCAGAGGAAGGCTTACGAGGCCAGAGCCGGGGTCGAGGCCGAGCGCAAGGCGCAGGCGGAAGTCGCCGAGCACCGGGAGATGATGGCCTGGAACCATGCGGAGAACCGGCGGCTGCAAGAGCTGCG GATCGCGAGGCTGCGGCAGGAGGCTCAGGAGCGGGAGCTGTGGCAGGCGGAGGAGCAGGCCCGCCGGACGCGCGAGGAGCAGGCTCGGGTCCAGCAGAAGGAGCAGGAAGTGCTGCTGCTGCAG GAGGAGGCAAAGAAGTTCATCACCCGGGAGAACCTGGAAGCACGGATAGAATCAGCATTGGACACTCCGAAGGACTACAACTGGGCCATCACCAGATCAGGGCAGGTGGTCAGGCCTCAGCAGAAAGGCTCCTAG